In Naumovozyma castellii chromosome 1, complete genome, one DNA window encodes the following:
- the PHD1 gene encoding Phd1p (ancestral locus Anc_2.564) — translation MESQKGQTSQETNEDDKPSIQLSTQAQTQMKSAMLFPTINNQRPQVALPQYDNAEQWRYPQPYHQPYIVNMPINSTGYPVYGYYPPQSQISATQNYQLPQQYYYYNPVIQSTSPSPSLVQSQIMQAQPPPPPQQQQQQAQPPQQRQSLPIYGSAPTTQLVTSNSISLSELPELRNRVTNLTEPFIPVEKPDQSKDGTNDSLEVKKHIPRVITTMWEDERTLCYQVECNGVAVVRRADNDMINGTKLLNVTKMTRGRRDGILRAEKVRSVIKIGSMHLKGVWIPFDRALMMAKREKIVDLLYPLFVKDINSILSQLPQLSQRESMVLMNGFVTQVTPQPQPLIETPIPNTININANSNNNNTTNLEDRQLYQPVRMTENIHPSMATLQTPSPAPIYQRYTNSPPLINPNNNVKQLPVLPNITRSYSPPIGPEVRTINNDHIILTSTASSASASASANTTATTLPHLSNIVPPQHIDDSPGNNGLKYDGKKTLLPRLEVNKISVELESTTPKNSTAPSTDVQN, via the coding sequence ATGGAGTCTCAGAAAGGTCAAACTTCCCAGGAAACAAACGAGGATGATAAACCATCGATTCAGTTATCTACGCAAGCTCAAACGCAGATGAAATCAGCGATGTTGTTCCCCACCATTAATAACCAACGTCCACAAGTTGCTCTCCCTCAATATGATAACGCTGAACAATGGCGATATCCTCAACCATATCATCAACCATACATCGTTAATATGCCCATAAACTCAACAGGGTACCCAGTTTATGGCTACTATCCACCTCAATCACAAATTTCAGCCACTCAAAATTACCAATTACCACAGCAGTATTATTACTATAATCCAGTAATTCAATCGACTTCACCTTCTCCATCTTTGGTACAATCTCAGATTATGCAAGCAcaaccaccaccaccaccacaacaacagcaacaacaagcACAGCCTCCACAACAACGACAGTCACTACCAATTTATGGTAGCGCACCAACTACTCAACTAGTGACTTCCAACTCTATATCCCTCTCTGAACTACCAGAATTGAGAAATAGAGTGACTAATTTAACGGAACCATTTATTCCAGTAGAAAAGCCCGATCAGAGTAAAGATGGAACCAATGATTCATTAGAAGTTAAGAAACATATCCCAAGAGTCATTACTACAATGTGGGAGGATGAAAGAACTCTTTGTTATCAAGTGGAATGTAACGGTGTCGCTGTCGTTAGAAGAGCTGATAATGATATGATTAACGGTACGAAATTACTTAATGTGACAAAGATGACCCGAGGAAGAAGAGACGGGATACTGAGGGCAGAAAAGGTAAGAAGCGTCATCAAGATTGGGTCCATGCATTTGAAAGGTGTATGGATTCCCTTTGATAGAGCTTTAATGATGGCTAAGAGGGAGAAAATTGTGGATTTGTTGTACCCGCTATTTGTAAAGGATATTAATTCTATCTTGAGTCAATTACCGCAACTTTCGCAAAGGGAATCAATGGTATTAATGAATGGGTTCGTTACCCAGGTTACTCCTCAACCGCAACCACTTATAGAAACACCAATCCCAAATACCATTAATATCAATGCCAAtagcaataataacaacactACTAATTTGGAGGACCGTCAACTTTATCAACCGGTTCGCATGACCGAAAATATCCACCCTTCCATGGCCACATTACAGACACCAAGCCCTGCTCCAATATACCAACGCTATACTAACTCACCTCCATTaataaatccaaataataatgtaaAACAACTACCCGTATTGCCAAATATAACGAGAAGTTATTCTCCACCAATTGGTCCAGAGGTAAGAactattaataatgatcaCATTATTTTAACGAGTACAGCATCAAGTGCAAGTGCAAGTGCAAGTGCAAATACCACTGCTACTACACTTCCTCACCTTTCCAATATTGTCCCACCACAACATATAGACGACTCTCCAGGGAACAATGGATTAAAATATGATGGAAAGAAAACTTTGCTCCCGAGATTGGAGGTGAACAAGATAAGTGTAGAACTTGAAAGCACGACACCTAAAAATTCAACGGCACCATCTACAGATGTGCAAAATTAA